A window of the Pedobacter frigiditerrae genome harbors these coding sequences:
- a CDS encoding M16 family metallopeptidase, producing the protein MKKHYLIYALASGLFIQPVLAQQKKTSASATKTTTSKTDNSVPLDPAVKVGKLPNGFTYYIRRNVEPKNRVTIYLANKAGSILENDNQRGLAHLMEHMSFNGTKNFPKNELVNYLQKTGVRFGADLNAYTSFDETVYQLPIPSDDPVIVKNGLQIMRDWAQDATLDPVEIDKERGVVLEEKRLGKGAQQRMQEKYLPMLFNNSRYSNRLPIGTEDVLKNATPQTIKDFYRDWYRPNLQALIVVGDIDVNEMEQMIKAKFSDLKNPVNAKPRTKYDIPLSGKNQFVAVTDKEFPVTVAQILIKHKEQPLLTKTDLKNSVTRSLYNQMLGARFSELSKQANPPFLQAGSNISGFLAGLDAATTFIAAKPGEFEKGLKTTFTEVERVKRFGFTATELERAKASFLTSQESAFKEKDKTSSNSFVQEYVQLFLKGTVSPGIEYEYNFYKNALPSITLAEVNALAKQYITDINRDVIIMAPDKEKDNLPSEAKVNEWINSVVADKSITAYVDQVSDKPLLAKKPVAGKVVSEKKITEIGVTELTLSNGVKVVLKPTDFKNDEISFYGFSPGGTSLYSDADYQSAANAASVISRGGVGEFNSIQLPKYLNGKRAFVSPMISERSEGISASTTPKDLETALQLTYLYFTAPRKDPEIFKGIISQQKGNLANRDSDPNSVFGDTVSAVTGNYNVRRTGPSVEKLNQINLDRAFEIYKERFADASDFTFTFVGSFDVAKIKPLLEQYLGSLPSTNRKEKAVDLGIRVPAGLITKTVLKGQEPKATVRLLFSGDYTYNSANNNQLDALAEVLNIKLIERLREDEGGVYGVNAGASYSKYPVNRYSLSISFGCAPENVEKLIASTLDEIKKIKINGAVAVDIQKFVAEETRSTETQLKSNQFWLGNIVGSYQNEEDPKEVLTYIDSLKLVTPESLKSAANTYLSGKNLIKFILLPEKK; encoded by the coding sequence ATGAAAAAACACTATCTAATTTATGCACTTGCCTCAGGTTTATTTATACAACCCGTATTGGCGCAACAAAAGAAAACATCGGCATCTGCCACAAAAACAACTACATCAAAGACTGATAATTCAGTTCCGTTAGATCCTGCAGTAAAAGTTGGAAAATTGCCAAATGGTTTTACGTACTACATTCGTAGAAATGTGGAACCTAAAAATAGGGTAACTATCTATCTGGCCAATAAAGCTGGTTCTATTTTAGAGAATGACAATCAACGTGGATTGGCGCATTTAATGGAACACATGAGCTTTAACGGCACAAAGAATTTTCCAAAAAACGAGCTAGTTAATTACCTACAAAAAACAGGTGTGCGTTTCGGGGCAGATTTAAATGCTTACACCAGCTTTGACGAAACTGTTTATCAACTTCCTATACCTAGTGATGACCCTGTTATTGTTAAAAATGGCCTACAAATTATGCGTGACTGGGCACAAGATGCCACCTTGGATCCCGTAGAAATTGACAAAGAAAGAGGAGTTGTTTTAGAAGAGAAAAGATTAGGTAAAGGTGCGCAACAACGTATGCAAGAGAAATACTTGCCAATGCTTTTTAACAATTCTCGTTACAGTAACAGGTTGCCAATTGGTACAGAAGATGTACTGAAAAACGCCACACCGCAAACCATTAAAGATTTTTATAGAGATTGGTACAGACCAAATTTACAAGCATTAATTGTGGTTGGCGATATTGATGTAAATGAAATGGAGCAGATGATTAAAGCGAAATTCTCTGACTTAAAAAATCCGGTTAATGCTAAACCTAGAACAAAATACGACATTCCACTTAGTGGTAAAAATCAGTTTGTTGCTGTAACAGACAAAGAATTCCCTGTAACCGTTGCTCAAATATTAATTAAACATAAAGAACAACCCTTATTAACTAAAACAGACTTAAAAAATTCTGTTACCCGTTCATTGTATAATCAAATGCTTGGTGCCCGTTTTAGCGAATTGAGTAAACAAGCAAACCCTCCATTTTTGCAAGCAGGAAGTAACATTTCTGGCTTCCTAGCTGGCTTAGATGCCGCAACAACATTTATCGCAGCTAAACCAGGCGAGTTTGAAAAAGGCCTAAAAACCACTTTTACAGAGGTAGAGCGGGTTAAACGTTTTGGATTCACAGCTACAGAACTTGAAAGAGCAAAAGCTTCTTTTTTAACCTCTCAGGAGTCGGCGTTTAAAGAAAAAGATAAAACTTCTTCTAACAGCTTTGTACAAGAATATGTGCAATTGTTTTTAAAAGGCACGGTTAGTCCTGGAATTGAGTACGAATACAATTTCTATAAAAATGCATTGCCTTCAATTACTCTAGCAGAAGTTAATGCCTTAGCAAAACAATATATTACTGATATCAATCGTGATGTAATTATCATGGCGCCAGATAAAGAGAAGGACAATTTACCTTCTGAAGCTAAAGTTAACGAATGGATAAATAGTGTTGTAGCTGATAAAAGTATCACTGCTTATGTAGATCAGGTTTCTGATAAACCATTGTTAGCTAAAAAACCAGTTGCAGGCAAGGTTGTTTCAGAGAAAAAAATCACTGAAATTGGCGTAACAGAATTAACTTTATCAAACGGTGTTAAAGTAGTTCTTAAACCTACAGATTTTAAGAATGATGAAATTTCATTTTATGGCTTTAGCCCAGGTGGAACTTCATTATACTCCGATGCAGATTATCAATCGGCAGCAAATGCTGCTTCTGTAATAAGTAGAGGTGGTGTTGGCGAATTTAATTCTATACAGTTACCAAAATATTTAAATGGTAAAAGGGCTTTTGTTTCACCAATGATTTCTGAGCGCAGTGAAGGTATTTCTGCATCTACAACTCCTAAGGACTTAGAAACCGCCCTACAATTAACATATTTATATTTTACAGCGCCACGTAAGGATCCTGAAATCTTTAAAGGAATTATCTCTCAGCAAAAAGGAAATTTAGCGAACAGAGATAGCGATCCAAATTCTGTTTTCGGTGATACAGTATCTGCAGTAACGGGAAATTATAATGTTAGAAGAACTGGGCCATCAGTAGAAAAACTAAATCAAATTAATTTAGATCGTGCTTTTGAAATTTATAAGGAACGCTTTGCAGATGCTAGTGATTTTACTTTCACCTTTGTAGGCAGCTTTGATGTGGCTAAAATAAAGCCATTATTAGAGCAGTATTTGGGCTCTTTACCTTCTACAAATCGAAAAGAAAAAGCGGTTGATTTAGGCATTAGGGTTCCTGCTGGATTAATTACTAAAACTGTTTTAAAAGGCCAAGAGCCTAAAGCTACAGTGAGGTTGTTATTTAGCGGAGATTATACTTACAACTCAGCCAATAATAATCAATTAGATGCATTGGCAGAAGTTTTAAATATTAAATTAATTGAAAGATTACGTGAAGATGAAGGTGGGGTATATGGTGTAAATGCTGGTGCTTCATATAGCAAGTATCCTGTAAACCGTTATTCATTATCAATTTCTTTTGGTTGTGCTCCAGAAAATGTAGAGAAATTGATTGCTTCTACTTTAGACGAAATCAAAAAGATTAAAATCAACGGAGCGGTTGCTGTTGATATTCAAAAATTTGTAGCTGAAGAAACGCGTAGTACAGAAACACAATTAAAATCTAATCAATTCTGGTTAGGGAATATTGTTGGCTCTTACCAAAATGAAGAAGATCCGAAAGAGGTTTTAACTTATATTGATTCATTGAAATTGGTAACTCCTGAAAGCTTAAAATCTGCAGCGAATACTTATTTAAGTGGCAAAAACCTTATCAAATTTATATTACTTCCTGAAAAGAAATAG
- the folE gene encoding GTP cyclohydrolase I FolE gives MENDKYDHEEEFLGYKKIDQYDDAKITSVATHYKDILSNLGENPEREGLLKTPERVAKALQYLTHGYDIDPSEILRSAMFKEDYSQMVVVKDIEVYSMCEHHMLPFFGKVHIAYIPKGHIVGLSKIPRVVDAFARRLQVQERLTNEIRDCIQDTLQPAGVAVVMECRHLCMAMRGVQKQNSVTTTSAFTGGFLSNDKTRAEFLRLITANLH, from the coding sequence GACCAATATGATGATGCAAAAATCACTTCTGTGGCTACTCATTATAAAGATATCTTAAGTAACCTAGGTGAAAATCCAGAACGTGAAGGTCTTTTAAAAACGCCTGAACGTGTAGCTAAGGCTTTACAATACTTAACCCATGGTTATGATATTGACCCTTCAGAAATTCTTCGCTCTGCGATGTTTAAAGAAGATTATAGCCAAATGGTTGTGGTAAAAGACATTGAAGTTTATTCTATGTGTGAACACCACATGTTGCCATTTTTTGGTAAAGTGCACATCGCTTACATTCCGAAGGGACATATTGTTGGCCTAAGTAAAATACCTAGGGTTGTAGATGCTTTTGCAAGAAGATTACAAGTTCAAGAACGTTTAACAAACGAAATTAGAGATTGCATTCAAGATACATTACAGCCCGCAGGAGTTGCAGTTGTAATGGAGTGTAGGCACTTATGTATGGCTATGCGTGGTGTGCAAAAACAGAACTCTGTAACAACAACATCAGCATTTACTGGCGGATTTTTAAGTAACGATAAAACAAGGGCAGAGTTTTTGAGGTTAATAACTGCAAACCTGCATTAG
- a CDS encoding HAMP domain-containing sensor histidine kinase, translated as MSIGGKIRFLLLLLGICCIITALSLNNSITKSDLLVHEAEELQQNLDVKQQIVQNYLSNPEKINELKRLKRNDKLALAFIDAYRENGVNVLVYKNEKLEFWSSAKAFPTNILLIKEGPSLKQLSNGYYELIKKTVDDYVFIFLISIKSQYSIENQYLQNRITPELFSRNTLDLATFTDKEVQEIFSLNKEYLFTVKLTDEVSKNMYADIQLWLWIVGLISICAFVNSYCSWLAKRGFALSATLVLSLFFAGVRLSDLQFFWFNHQFNLSIFSPYVYAQGEFLPSLGDLFLHLVALTWIGFFAYIHRHEYVLPKWIIKSKIIGLTYHILILVGLALVAFLFDEIFFGLINNSKINLDITNIISLGWISWISILTLCLAWFNIYLFSNVTIEISKQLNVTNRERLIVFLTLLTGLFIFKLIDDFNVFFLVYALLIFIIGWNNYVQFRKFSVGIFALLFLCMAFLTSIKYTKFSTIKEHENRRDIAEKLLNADDPKVINSIESFEKGVSSDSSIVKYFKSPMVMQSFSFHNYITKTYLDGYLSRFEYKIYEYNNLGNALKINEQLVSLSKYKNLVTSGAVKTQENSYFYRINDTFGYQVYFGIIPIFDGSTLLGTLVIDLKSQSYDYNSHFPDLLIDGKLKSDEDFTDYSIAFYKDDKLYLQSGKYTYAMVNKRFKGEIGKVEFVNDEEKDVVNLGGKSSALYNHATYRPDNAKLIVISKEKVPYLERLATLSFFFLVFILFGITVYILIFIIKNINDNTSGWFNLNRYLMINANKILYKTRIQVSIVLSVVATLLIVGWATFFYIKKEYQTQQENAIREKVRKVQLAYEKQILNAEAIRNDDETQFEFNQFADVNSTFLNLYDTKGSLWLTSLPKMFDLGIVGKKMGPKAFIELSLLQRSEFLNTAEKIGSFQYAAAYAPIRNAQNKTIAYIGMPYYANESDYQAKIGLFINTLINIYALVFVLIGVLAVFLANQITNPLTFIQENIRKTKLGQKNTPIVWHRQDEIGALVKEYNKMIAALELSANKLARSERESAWREMAKQVAHEIKNPLTPLKLGVQLLEKSWKEGDPNFEKKFASFNKSFIEQIDSLATIASEFSNFAKMPDTKLEELELLPIIEQTISVFNTAENVEILVLNRTNKKIIVLGDKDQLLRTFNNLLKNAIEASEGKEKCLIKIQLLNDEKNVFVEVQDNGKGIEAILKDKIFVPNFTTKSSGTGLGLAFVKQAIENAGGAIDFTSEINMGTTFNLTFPLV; from the coding sequence GTGAGTATTGGAGGTAAAATTAGGTTTCTGTTATTGCTTTTGGGGATATGTTGTATTATTACAGCATTATCTTTAAATAATTCAATTACAAAAAGCGACCTCCTTGTTCACGAAGCTGAAGAGTTACAACAAAATTTAGATGTAAAACAGCAAATAGTTCAAAATTATCTTTCTAACCCAGAAAAAATAAATGAACTAAAAAGACTCAAGAGAAATGATAAGCTTGCGCTTGCTTTTATAGATGCTTATAGAGAGAACGGGGTAAATGTTTTAGTTTATAAGAATGAAAAACTAGAGTTCTGGAGTTCAGCTAAGGCATTTCCTACTAATATTCTATTGATAAAGGAAGGGCCTTCCCTTAAACAGTTATCTAATGGTTATTATGAACTGATAAAAAAGACTGTTGATGACTATGTCTTTATTTTCTTAATATCTATAAAATCTCAATATAGTATTGAAAATCAGTACTTACAGAATAGAATAACTCCTGAGCTTTTCTCACGTAACACCTTAGATTTAGCTACTTTTACCGATAAGGAGGTTCAAGAAATCTTTAGCCTTAATAAGGAATATTTATTTACAGTAAAACTTACTGATGAGGTTTCTAAAAATATGTATGCCGATATACAACTGTGGTTGTGGATTGTTGGCTTAATTAGCATTTGCGCTTTTGTAAATTCTTACTGTTCATGGCTGGCTAAAAGAGGTTTTGCATTATCGGCAACTTTAGTTTTAAGCTTGTTTTTTGCAGGGGTTCGCTTATCTGATTTGCAGTTTTTTTGGTTTAATCACCAGTTTAATCTTTCCATCTTTAGCCCTTATGTGTATGCGCAGGGCGAGTTTTTGCCATCTTTAGGAGATTTATTCTTACACTTAGTTGCTTTAACATGGATTGGATTTTTTGCTTATATACATCGGCATGAGTACGTTCTGCCTAAATGGATTATTAAAAGTAAAATCATTGGGTTAACATATCATATCTTAATATTAGTTGGTTTAGCGTTAGTTGCTTTTTTGTTTGATGAGATTTTTTTTGGATTGATTAATAACTCCAAAATAAACCTTGATATCACCAACATCATAAGTTTAGGGTGGATCAGTTGGATCAGTATTTTAACACTTTGTTTAGCTTGGTTTAACATATACCTATTTAGCAATGTTACAATTGAGATAAGTAAACAATTGAATGTCACAAACAGGGAAAGATTAATTGTTTTTTTAACCTTACTTACCGGGTTGTTCATCTTTAAATTAATAGATGATTTTAATGTATTCTTTTTGGTATATGCATTACTGATTTTCATAATTGGATGGAACAACTATGTTCAATTTCGTAAATTTTCTGTCGGTATTTTTGCCTTGCTTTTTTTGTGTATGGCATTTCTTACCTCAATTAAATACACCAAGTTTAGTACAATAAAGGAACACGAAAATAGGAGAGATATTGCCGAAAAGCTATTAAATGCTGACGATCCAAAAGTCATTAATTCAATTGAAAGCTTTGAAAAAGGAGTTTCTTCAGACTCATCCATAGTTAAATATTTTAAATCACCAATGGTGATGCAGAGCTTTAGCTTTCATAATTATATTACAAAAACCTATTTAGATGGTTATTTATCAAGGTTTGAATATAAAATATACGAATACAATAACTTGGGTAATGCCCTCAAAATAAATGAGCAGCTAGTTTCCTTATCAAAATATAAGAATCTAGTTACATCGGGTGCTGTTAAGACCCAAGAAAACAGTTATTTTTACCGTATTAACGATACGTTTGGCTATCAAGTTTATTTTGGTATAATCCCAATTTTTGATGGATCTACCCTTTTAGGGACACTTGTTATAGACTTGAAGTCCCAATCTTATGATTATAATAGCCATTTCCCAGATTTATTAATTGATGGAAAACTTAAAAGCGATGAAGACTTTACCGATTATTCTATAGCTTTCTATAAGGACGATAAACTCTACCTGCAATCTGGTAAATACACTTATGCCATGGTTAATAAGAGGTTTAAGGGAGAAATAGGGAAAGTAGAATTTGTTAATGATGAAGAAAAAGACGTTGTAAATTTAGGGGGTAAAAGCAGTGCCCTTTATAACCACGCAACCTACCGACCAGATAACGCTAAACTTATTGTTATAAGTAAAGAAAAGGTCCCCTATCTCGAGCGATTGGCCACTTTATCATTTTTCTTCTTGGTATTTATTTTATTTGGTATTACAGTTTACATTTTAATATTTATCATTAAAAATATAAACGATAATACTTCTGGATGGTTTAATCTAAATCGCTATTTAATGATAAATGCGAATAAGATTTTATACAAAACACGTATCCAAGTTTCTATTGTTTTATCAGTAGTTGCCACTTTGTTAATAGTAGGTTGGGCAACCTTTTTCTATATCAAGAAAGAATACCAAACCCAACAGGAAAATGCAATTAGAGAGAAAGTTAGGAAAGTTCAATTGGCGTATGAGAAACAGATTTTAAATGCTGAAGCAATTAGAAATGATGATGAAACACAGTTTGAGTTTAATCAATTTGCTGATGTTAACTCGACCTTTTTAAATCTTTATGATACAAAGGGAAGTTTGTGGTTAACTTCTTTGCCAAAAATGTTCGATTTGGGCATAGTTGGAAAAAAAATGGGTCCAAAAGCATTTATTGAACTGAGCTTACTGCAAAGGTCTGAGTTCTTAAATACTGCAGAAAAAATAGGGTCTTTCCAATACGCTGCCGCCTATGCTCCGATTAGAAATGCACAAAACAAAACTATAGCTTATATAGGGATGCCTTATTACGCTAATGAATCAGATTATCAGGCTAAGATTGGCTTATTTATTAATACGTTAATCAATATCTACGCACTCGTTTTCGTATTAATTGGGGTACTTGCTGTGTTCTTGGCTAATCAGATTACGAATCCACTAACATTTATTCAGGAGAATATCCGTAAGACCAAACTCGGTCAAAAAAATACACCTATTGTTTGGCATCGCCAAGATGAGATAGGCGCTTTGGTAAAGGAATATAATAAAATGATTGCCGCATTAGAGTTGAGTGCCAATAAACTAGCTAGGTCTGAGAGGGAAAGTGCTTGGCGAGAGATGGCAAAACAAGTTGCTCATGAGATTAAAAATCCATTAACACCACTAAAACTGGGTGTGCAGTTATTAGAGAAGTCTTGGAAAGAGGGTGATCCAAATTTTGAAAAGAAATTCGCAAGTTTTAATAAATCATTTATAGAACAAATTGATAGTTTGGCAACTATTGCATCTGAGTTTTCGAATTTTGCTAAGATGCCTGATACTAAATTAGAAGAGTTAGAACTATTACCTATCATAGAACAAACAATTAGTGTATTTAACACCGCAGAGAATGTAGAAATTCTGGTTTTAAACCGTACAAATAAAAAGATTATTGTTCTTGGAGATAAAGACCAATTATTAAGGACTTTTAACAATCTTTTAAAAAATGCCATTGAAGCTAGCGAAGGAAAAGAGAAATGTTTGATAAAAATTCAACTATTAAATGATGAGAAGAATGTCTTTGTAGAAGTTCAAGATAATGGAAAGGGAATAGAAGCAATTTTAAAAGACAAAATTTTTGTGCCTAATTTCACAACTAAATCATCTGGAACAGGACTTGGACTTGCCTTCGTAAAACAAGCAATAGAGAATGCCGGAGGCGCAATAGATTTTACTTCAGAAATTAATATGGGAACAACCTTTAATTTAACCTTCCCATTGGTTTAG
- a CDS encoding acyltransferase family protein codes for MELKPQRLLSLDFFRGLTVATMILVNNPGSWGHIYAPLEHAEWNGCTPTDLVFPFFLFIVGVSIAYAMGSKKLDPSSHNKTILKALKRGLILFGLGIFLSIFPRKFSDFDFIEAIKHVRIPGVLQRIGVVFFISSVLFLKLSEKNIFRAIIIILITYWALMMFVPVPEVGYANLEKETNLGAWLDRTILTEAHLWKSAKTWDPEGILSTLPAIATGLFGVLVGVYLKRKDVEPAKKIAWLFSVGTVSVLAGLLWDLEFPINKALWTSSYVLYTGGLATIVLSLSYWIIDINNYNRFTKPFVVYGVNAITVFFVSGLMPRLLNMIKIKQSNGDETGALSWFYQTFFPPYFSPINASLAYAITFVLFFYVILWIMYKKNIIIKV; via the coding sequence ATGGAACTAAAACCTCAGCGGTTACTATCGCTCGATTTTTTCCGTGGCCTTACCGTTGCCACAATGATTTTGGTTAACAATCCAGGTAGTTGGGGCCATATTTATGCTCCGCTTGAACATGCAGAGTGGAATGGTTGTACACCAACTGACCTTGTTTTTCCATTCTTTCTTTTTATAGTTGGTGTGTCTATAGCTTACGCCATGGGCAGTAAAAAGCTAGATCCATCCAGCCATAACAAAACTATTTTAAAAGCACTAAAAAGAGGTTTAATTCTTTTTGGCCTAGGAATATTTCTTTCCATCTTTCCAAGAAAATTTAGTGACTTTGATTTTATTGAGGCAATAAAACACGTACGTATTCCAGGTGTTTTGCAAAGAATTGGCGTAGTCTTCTTTATCTCTTCTGTTCTATTCTTAAAACTTTCTGAAAAGAATATTTTTAGAGCTATTATAATTATTCTCATCACCTATTGGGCTTTAATGATGTTTGTTCCAGTACCTGAAGTTGGCTATGCAAACCTCGAAAAAGAAACCAACCTTGGGGCTTGGTTAGATCGTACAATTTTAACTGAAGCACATTTATGGAAGTCGGCTAAAACTTGGGATCCGGAAGGGATTTTAAGCACCTTACCTGCAATAGCAACAGGTTTATTTGGTGTTTTAGTTGGCGTTTACCTTAAGAGGAAAGATGTAGAACCTGCTAAAAAAATTGCTTGGTTATTTTCTGTTGGCACGGTTTCGGTTTTAGCTGGTTTGTTATGGGATTTAGAATTTCCCATTAATAAAGCATTATGGACAAGTTCTTACGTTTTATATACTGGTGGATTGGCAACCATTGTTTTATCACTGTCTTATTGGATAATTGATATAAATAATTATAATCGCTTTACAAAGCCATTCGTAGTTTACGGCGTAAATGCAATAACCGTGTTTTTTGTATCAGGCTTGATGCCGCGTCTATTAAATATGATTAAAATTAAGCAATCAAATGGCGATGAAACCGGAGCTTTAAGCTGGTTTTATCAGACATTTTTCCCGCCTTACTTTTCTCCAATAAACGCATCATTAGCTTATGCAATTACATTTGTTCTGTTTTTTTATGTAATACTTTGGATCATGTACAAGAAAAACATAATTATTAAAGTTTAA
- a CDS encoding glycoside hydrolase family 10 protein: MHKSTIFLLFVLIVLPLFSIAQNTTKIAPKREFRGVWVASVSNIDWPSKQGLTADQQKQELIAILEQHKKSGLNAVMLQIRPTADALYAKSRELWSHWLMGKQGLAPTPGYDPLEFAIKEAHFRGIELHAWFNPYRATMTATQVVSPDHIVKKRPELFYTYGGQKLFDPGIPEVREYITQIILDVVKSYNIDGVHFDDYFYPYQIAGQRINDSSTFSKYPNGFTKINDWRRNNVDLLIKMVNDSVHHYKKYIKFGVSPFGIWRNYREDTLGSKTNGLSNYEELYADSRKWIKEGWVDYINPQIYFTFNRSAAPFGVLLDWWGNNTFGRHLYIGQAAYLVNTVTRVDPTWMRLTEVPNQIRAMRQNNRVQGSIFFSSKSLSTNAKSLTDSLRNDFYKYPALPPQMPWLDDVMPNQPQTLTADALPDGVNLKWTKPAPAKDGETASGYVIYRFVEGEKVNILDPKNILRISFEDFTFYLDSSVEKGKRYNYLVTALDRLKNESEPSGPVGVQAK; the protein is encoded by the coding sequence ATGCATAAAAGCACTATATTCCTACTTTTCGTCTTAATCGTCTTGCCACTTTTTTCAATTGCTCAAAACACCACAAAAATTGCTCCAAAACGCGAATTTAGAGGGGTTTGGGTGGCTTCTGTAAGTAATATAGATTGGCCTTCAAAACAAGGCTTAACGGCTGATCAACAAAAACAAGAACTCATAGCAATATTAGAGCAGCACAAAAAAAGTGGTTTAAATGCTGTAATGCTTCAGATTAGACCAACCGCTGATGCACTTTATGCAAAGTCTAGAGAGCTATGGAGTCATTGGTTAATGGGTAAGCAAGGTTTAGCACCAACGCCTGGTTACGACCCCTTAGAATTCGCCATTAAGGAAGCCCATTTTAGGGGAATTGAATTGCATGCTTGGTTTAATCCATACAGGGCAACCATGACAGCTACGCAGGTAGTGAGTCCAGATCACATAGTTAAGAAACGTCCTGAATTGTTTTATACCTATGGAGGACAAAAATTATTTGACCCAGGAATACCTGAGGTTAGAGAGTATATCACACAAATTATTTTGGACGTTGTAAAAAGCTATAATATAGATGGAGTTCATTTCGATGATTATTTTTATCCATATCAAATAGCTGGGCAAAGAATTAACGACAGTTCAACGTTTTCAAAATATCCAAATGGTTTTACTAAGATTAACGACTGGCGTAGAAACAATGTTGATTTATTAATTAAGATGGTAAACGACAGTGTTCATCATTACAAAAAGTATATCAAATTTGGAGTAAGCCCTTTTGGTATATGGCGAAATTATAGGGAAGATACACTAGGCTCGAAAACAAATGGTTTGTCTAATTACGAAGAACTTTATGCTGACTCTAGGAAGTGGATAAAAGAAGGTTGGGTAGATTACATTAATCCTCAAATTTATTTCACCTTTAATAGATCTGCGGCTCCTTTTGGTGTGTTGTTAGATTGGTGGGGCAACAATACTTTTGGCAGGCATTTGTACATTGGACAAGCTGCATATTTAGTTAATACCGTAACACGGGTAGATCCTACTTGGATGAGGTTGACTGAGGTGCCAAATCAAATTAGGGCAATGCGACAAAATAATAGGGTACAGGGAAGTATCTTTTTTAGCTCTAAATCCCTTTCTACTAATGCAAAATCATTAACAGATTCTTTAAGGAATGATTTTTATAAATATCCAGCGTTACCACCTCAAATGCCTTGGTTAGATGATGTAATGCCTAATCAGCCACAAACATTAACCGCAGATGCATTGCCAGATGGAGTTAATTTGAAATGGACAAAGCCAGCACCTGCAAAAGATGGAGAAACGGCTTCTGGTTATGTAATTTATCGCTTTGTAGAAGGAGAAAAGGTAAACATACTAGATCCAAAGAATATCTTAAGGATTAGCTTTGAAGATTTTACTTTTTATCTGGATAGTAGTGTTGAAAAGGGAAAAAGATATAATTACTTGGTTACTGCCTTAGATAGATTAAAAAACGAAAGTGAACCAAGTGGTCCGGTAGGCGTACAAGCAAAATAA
- the fabD gene encoding ACP S-malonyltransferase — protein sequence MKAYIFPGQGAQFVGMGKDLYENTLAKELFEKANEIIGFRISDIMFSGTDEELKQTNVTQPAIFLHSVILAKVLGNDFKPDMVAGHSLGEFSALVSANALSFEDGLRLVIARANAMQKACEIQPSTMAAILGLADEVVEGICTSINAVVVPANYNCPGQLVISGSIEGIDEACEKLTAAGAKRALKLNVGGAFHSPLMEPAKVELQAAIENTNILSPICPIYQNVNAKPTTDPATIKENLIAQLTGAVRWTQTATNMIADGATEFVEVGPGNVLQGLVKKVSREVQTSSATML from the coding sequence ATGAAAGCATATATATTTCCAGGGCAAGGCGCTCAATTTGTAGGAATGGGTAAAGACCTTTACGAAAATACATTGGCTAAAGAATTATTCGAAAAAGCAAACGAAATCATAGGTTTCCGCATTAGCGATATCATGTTTAGCGGTACAGATGAAGAGTTAAAACAAACCAATGTTACGCAACCTGCCATCTTTTTGCATTCAGTAATTTTAGCTAAGGTTTTGGGTAATGATTTTAAACCTGATATGGTTGCTGGTCATTCTTTAGGAGAGTTTTCGGCATTGGTTTCGGCAAATGCTTTGTCTTTTGAAGATGGTTTAAGATTGGTTATTGCTCGTGCTAATGCAATGCAAAAAGCTTGTGAGATTCAACCATCTACAATGGCTGCAATTTTAGGCTTGGCCGATGAAGTTGTAGAAGGAATTTGTACTAGTATAAATGCAGTGGTTGTTCCTGCTAATTATAACTGCCCTGGACAGTTGGTGATTTCTGGTAGCATTGAAGGAATTGATGAGGCTTGCGAGAAATTAACAGCTGCAGGTGCAAAAAGGGCATTGAAATTAAATGTTGGTGGTGCGTTTCATTCACCATTAATGGAGCCAGCCAAAGTAGAATTGCAAGCGGCAATTGAGAATACAAATATTTTATCTCCAATCTGCCCAATTTACCAGAACGTAAATGCAAAACCAACTACAGACCCTGCAACTATAAAAGAAAATTTAATTGCACAATTAACTGGCGCTGTAAGATGGACACAAACTGCTACAAACATGATTGCCGATGGTGCAACAGAATTTGTGGAGGTTGGCCCAGGAAACGTACTTCAAGGTTTGGTTAAAAAAGTGAGTAGAGAGGTACAAACAAGTAGTGCAACAATGTTATAA